One Edaphobacter lichenicola DNA window includes the following coding sequences:
- the fliG gene encoding flagellar motor switch protein FliG, producing MGTAMQFSGAETTRQNPLLLTPESGFVPADIPGLRKAAILMVAIGDELAKTLFLSLSENDVRRVTEEITRLGDVPASQLTQVLTEFYGLLETQQYMVRGGPDYALKLLTEAFGATRAEELLQQVKKIRERTNGDMAMLQNMDAQHLSKFLENEHSQTVALVLAHLDAKRGSTVLMNLQGAMRVDVVRRLAEMRQFSPEMAQTVAMALHKRMEKMGSSGRKSYSGFKAVAELLNRLDQGESRGILEEIEQNEPKVAIGIRELMFVFEDLCTVPAESIREFVSSADKKVLAMALKGGKDNVKAHLFKAMSSRAVDMLKEDMEVMGPVRMRDVNAAQQELLALARQLESEGRMILKMEVDDDLAV from the coding sequence ATGGGGACAGCGATGCAGTTTTCAGGGGCAGAGACGACGCGGCAGAATCCGCTGTTGTTGACACCGGAGTCGGGATTTGTACCGGCGGATATTCCAGGGCTGCGGAAGGCCGCGATCCTTATGGTCGCGATCGGTGACGAACTAGCGAAGACGCTCTTTTTGAGTCTTTCGGAGAATGACGTACGTCGCGTGACCGAGGAGATTACGCGGCTGGGAGATGTTCCGGCGTCGCAGTTGACGCAGGTGCTGACGGAGTTTTACGGACTGTTGGAGACGCAGCAGTACATGGTTCGCGGCGGCCCGGACTACGCGCTCAAGTTGCTGACAGAGGCATTTGGAGCGACCAGGGCAGAGGAGCTGCTGCAACAGGTAAAGAAGATTCGCGAACGTACGAACGGCGACATGGCGATGTTGCAGAACATGGACGCACAACATCTGAGCAAGTTTCTGGAGAACGAACACTCGCAGACGGTCGCGCTGGTGCTGGCGCATCTGGATGCCAAGCGAGGCTCGACGGTGTTGATGAACCTGCAGGGCGCGATGCGAGTGGATGTAGTGCGGCGGTTGGCGGAGATGCGGCAGTTCTCGCCGGAGATGGCGCAGACGGTTGCGATGGCTCTGCACAAGCGAATGGAGAAGATGGGTTCGAGTGGCCGGAAGTCGTACTCGGGCTTCAAGGCGGTCGCTGAGCTGTTGAACCGTCTGGACCAGGGCGAGAGCCGCGGGATTCTGGAAGAGATTGAACAGAACGAGCCAAAGGTGGCGATTGGAATACGCGAGCTGATGTTTGTGTTTGAAGACCTTTGCACGGTGCCGGCGGAGAGTATTCGCGAGTTTGTAAGTTCTGCCGACAAGAAGGTGCTTGCGATGGCGCTAAAGGGTGGCAAGGACAATGTGAAGGCTCATCTGTTCAAGGCGATGAGCTCGCGTGCGGTCGATATGTTGAAGGAGGACATGGAGGTGATGGGGCCGGTGCGGATGCGAGACGTCAACGCGGCGCAGCAGGAGCTGTTGGCGCTGGCGAGGCAGCTCGAGAGCGAGGGCAGGATGATCTTGAAGATGGAGGTGGATGATGATCTCGCCGTCTGA
- a CDS encoding FliH/SctL family protein, whose protein sequence is MMISPSESAGAGADRGAAMQLPGRLMKAGARSVSRLEFYPLDRPEPVAEIVAEDKIVEVEALLKEEEALNGKLRSQAEQMSAQVERARSEATAEARLLWEAELQEKIAQERSRLQKIEEEFRQERTRYFAGVESEVVRLALAIAVRVLHREVKLDPLLLTGVVRVALEKVAKDSAVVLRVPVGEIEMWQGVFAAHQDAAMKLVGDERLAAGECVLETNVGRVELGVSAQLEEIERGFFDLMQQRPA, encoded by the coding sequence ATGATGATCTCGCCGTCTGAGAGCGCTGGAGCAGGGGCCGATCGCGGCGCTGCCATGCAGTTGCCCGGGAGGTTGATGAAGGCGGGTGCGAGGAGCGTGTCGCGACTTGAGTTTTATCCGTTGGATCGGCCGGAGCCCGTTGCGGAGATCGTGGCAGAGGACAAGATTGTTGAGGTAGAGGCTTTGCTGAAAGAGGAAGAGGCACTGAACGGGAAGCTGCGATCGCAGGCGGAGCAGATGTCGGCGCAGGTTGAAAGAGCGCGGAGTGAGGCGACTGCTGAGGCTCGTCTTTTGTGGGAGGCCGAACTTCAGGAGAAGATTGCGCAGGAGCGTTCCCGGCTGCAAAAGATTGAAGAGGAGTTTCGCCAGGAGCGGACGAGATATTTTGCTGGAGTGGAGAGTGAGGTTGTTCGGTTGGCGCTGGCTATTGCCGTGCGGGTGTTGCATCGCGAGGTAAAGCTCGATCCGCTTCTGTTGACAGGTGTGGTGAGGGTGGCGCTGGAGAAGGTTGCAAAGGATAGTGCGGTGGTGCTGCGCGTGCCGGTGGGCGAGATTGAGATGTGGCAGGGGGTGTTTGCTGCGCATCAGGACGCCGCTATGAAGCTGGTGGGAGATGAGCGGCTTGCGGCTGGAGAGTGTGTGCTCGAGACGAATGTCGGCAGAGTGGAGCTGGGTGTGAGTGCGCAGTTGGAGGAGATTGAGCGAGGCTTCTTCGATCTGATGCAGCAGAGGCCGGCATGA
- a CDS encoding FliI/YscN family ATPase, translating into MSDDLQDAVNGSANGLGTYMTQLANRPAWRWSGRVVEANGQTVEAEGPLCSVGECCEIVDSEGQRHSAEVIGFRGRHVLAMPLKETQGIRYGDAVLAMGVTPQIAVGTEMEGRIVDALGAPLDGLPTPRAVEMWPLDGTVPHPMEREPIREPLQTGLRVLDGMLTVGRGQRVGIFGGSGVGKSTLIGMMTRNTAADLTVVGLVGERGREVREFVEDSLGEEGRKRSVVLVSTSDQSPLLRMRAAMAATAVAEFYAARGKHVLLVLDSLTRYAMAARELGLAAGEPPASKGYTPSVFAKLAKLVERAGNFRRGSITAFYTVLMEGDDQQDPVVDAVRSLLDGHVVLSRSMAASGWYPPVNVLDSLSRLMPAVTMPEHRARASTVRRLLAAHARSEDLIRIGAYKAGTDEDLDRAMRAMPVLRAFLEQGSDERVTMQESVARLNTMEL; encoded by the coding sequence ATGAGCGACGACTTACAGGACGCGGTGAATGGGAGCGCGAACGGCCTGGGAACTTACATGACCCAGCTGGCAAATCGTCCGGCGTGGCGGTGGAGTGGGCGTGTGGTGGAGGCGAATGGACAGACGGTGGAGGCTGAGGGACCGCTGTGTTCGGTGGGGGAGTGCTGCGAGATTGTTGACAGCGAGGGGCAGAGACACAGCGCAGAGGTGATCGGGTTTCGCGGGCGGCATGTGCTGGCGATGCCTTTGAAGGAGACGCAGGGAATTCGCTATGGAGATGCGGTGCTTGCGATGGGGGTGACGCCGCAGATCGCTGTGGGGACGGAGATGGAGGGAAGGATCGTCGATGCGTTGGGGGCTCCGCTTGATGGCCTGCCGACGCCGAGGGCGGTTGAGATGTGGCCGCTTGATGGCACGGTGCCGCACCCTATGGAGCGTGAACCGATTCGAGAGCCGCTGCAGACAGGACTTCGGGTGCTGGATGGGATGTTGACGGTTGGGCGTGGGCAGAGAGTGGGGATCTTTGGCGGCTCGGGTGTGGGCAAGAGCACGCTGATCGGGATGATGACGCGAAACACGGCGGCTGATCTTACGGTGGTCGGGTTGGTGGGGGAGCGCGGGCGCGAGGTGCGGGAGTTTGTGGAGGACTCGCTGGGAGAGGAAGGACGCAAGCGATCGGTGGTGCTGGTTTCGACGTCAGATCAGAGCCCTCTGCTGAGGATGCGGGCGGCGATGGCGGCGACTGCGGTGGCGGAGTTTTATGCGGCGCGTGGAAAGCATGTTCTGCTGGTGCTGGATTCGTTGACGCGGTACGCGATGGCGGCGCGGGAGTTGGGGCTTGCGGCGGGGGAGCCGCCGGCGAGCAAGGGATATACGCCGTCGGTGTTTGCCAAGCTGGCGAAGCTGGTGGAGCGCGCGGGGAACTTTCGCAGGGGGAGCATCACGGCGTTCTATACGGTGCTGATGGAGGGCGACGATCAGCAGGATCCGGTGGTGGACGCGGTGCGATCGCTGCTCGATGGACATGTGGTACTGTCGCGATCGATGGCGGCGAGTGGATGGTATCCGCCGGTGAATGTGCTGGATTCGCTGAGCCGGTTGATGCCCGCGGTGACGATGCCGGAGCATCGGGCACGGGCTTCGACGGTGCGGAGACTGCTGGCGGCTCATGCGCGGTCAGAGGATCTGATTCGCATTGGAGCTTACAAGGCGGGAACGGATGAGGACCTGGATCGGGCTATGCGGGCGATGCCGGTGCTACGCGCGTTTCTGGAGCAGGGAAGCGACGAGCGCGTGACGATGCAGGAGAGTGTGGCACGGCTGAATACGATGGAGCTATAG
- a CDS encoding flagellar hook assembly protein FlgD encodes MDWSNITSIVGSGVGSGSSAAGTVASALAPRNATVKATPKDSSSSPTTSGSNSSSATNSDITSQDFLTLLVSELKNQDPTQPTDPNQYITQLAQVNSLEQLISINQGIGTLDGAVSPSSASGSGSGSGSGASSNAVAAVANANAASGLQAIPGQNAIWGGSTAS; translated from the coding sequence ATGGATTGGTCTAACATAACTTCGATTGTAGGGTCAGGTGTAGGGTCAGGGAGTTCAGCGGCGGGAACGGTGGCTTCGGCACTGGCTCCGCGAAACGCGACGGTAAAGGCGACGCCAAAGGATTCGAGCAGCAGTCCGACGACGAGCGGGAGCAACAGCAGTTCCGCGACTAACTCGGATATTACGTCGCAGGACTTTCTCACTTTGCTGGTGAGCGAGCTGAAGAACCAGGATCCTACGCAGCCGACGGATCCAAACCAGTACATCACGCAGCTGGCACAGGTTAACAGCCTCGAACAACTGATTTCGATCAACCAGGGAATCGGGACTCTTGATGGTGCAGTGTCTCCGAGTTCAGCTTCAGGTTCAGGCTCAGGTTCTGGTTCTGGAGCGAGCTCGAATGCAGTGGCTGCGGTGGCGAATGCCAACGCTGCCTCGGGTTTGCAGGCGATTCCAGGGCAAAACGCGATATGGGGCGGCTCGACGGCGAGCTAA
- a CDS encoding flagellar hook protein FlgE, whose translation MGNFSIALSGLEADSTALNTIGNNLANLNTVAYKGQTTSFEDLFHQQLGESGAGDPIQVGSGTKVGSTTTDFSEGTLLPDANGNTSDMALDGNGFFVVERNGQQSLTRAGNFTVANNGSLTTQDGQFVLGYPATAGVVNTNTNPQPITLPVGATEGAQATQNISVTANLNSGATVGTTFTTPVTVYDSLGQSHQATITYDKTATNTWSYSVALPAGDATGATNATGTLSFDTSGNLIPPPNLPAWPASTAVTVGSTVVDSNGNLEKVTSISGTGTTGGALPVWNTTVGATTTDNAGANQVMWTNLGPVSTVPGPITFTGLADGASNLSFSWNLDGGGTSPLISQLASANSNGANTQDGFASGNYTGFTVDPSGVIQAKFSNGNSETIGQVAVANVANVQGLVSVGGNNFQTTGASGQAVAGVAGTGGRGVVQDSALEQSNVNISTEFSNLIVAQRAFEANSKTVTTFDTISQDVIAMVR comes from the coding sequence ATGGGAAATTTTTCGATTGCACTGTCAGGGCTGGAAGCTGATTCGACAGCGCTGAATACGATTGGAAACAATCTGGCGAATCTTAACACCGTTGCTTACAAAGGACAGACTACTTCGTTTGAAGATCTGTTTCATCAGCAGCTTGGGGAGTCGGGTGCGGGCGATCCGATTCAGGTTGGATCAGGAACCAAGGTCGGTTCGACGACTACGGACTTCAGCGAGGGAACCCTTTTGCCCGATGCCAATGGGAACACGAGCGATATGGCTCTGGACGGAAATGGCTTTTTCGTGGTGGAGCGGAACGGCCAGCAGTCGCTGACCAGGGCGGGTAACTTTACTGTGGCCAACAACGGCAGTCTGACTACGCAGGACGGTCAGTTTGTGCTGGGCTATCCGGCGACGGCTGGCGTGGTGAACACGAACACAAACCCACAGCCGATCACGCTTCCTGTTGGCGCTACTGAGGGAGCACAGGCGACCCAGAATATTTCGGTGACCGCAAACCTGAACTCGGGAGCAACCGTTGGCACAACCTTTACGACGCCGGTAACGGTCTATGACTCGCTTGGGCAGAGCCATCAGGCGACGATCACCTATGACAAGACCGCTACGAACACCTGGAGCTACTCGGTGGCGCTGCCCGCTGGCGATGCAACCGGAGCAACCAATGCAACCGGAACTCTTAGCTTCGATACCTCGGGAAATCTGATTCCACCGCCGAACTTACCGGCCTGGCCTGCCTCTACTGCGGTTACCGTTGGAAGTACTGTCGTCGATTCGAACGGCAATCTGGAGAAGGTGACCTCTATCTCGGGTACGGGCACTACTGGAGGTGCGCTTCCGGTATGGAACACTACAGTAGGGGCAACCACTACGGATAACGCGGGAGCCAATCAGGTAATGTGGACGAACCTTGGCCCTGTGAGCACGGTTCCGGGTCCGATTACGTTTACGGGGTTGGCAGACGGAGCGAGCAATCTCAGCTTCAGCTGGAACCTGGATGGCGGTGGCACAAGCCCGCTGATCAGCCAGCTGGCGTCCGCGAATAGCAATGGGGCGAATACTCAGGATGGGTTCGCAAGCGGTAACTATACGGGATTCACCGTGGACCCCAGTGGTGTCATTCAGGCCAAGTTCAGTAATGGCAACTCGGAGACGATCGGCCAGGTTGCGGTGGCGAATGTTGCCAACGTGCAGGGATTGGTGTCGGTTGGAGGGAATAACTTCCAGACGACTGGGGCCTCGGGGCAGGCGGTTGCAGGAGTGGCCGGAACTGGTGGGCGCGGTGTTGTGCAGGATAGCGCGCTCGAGCAGTCCAACGTCAATATCTCGACAGAGTTCTCTAATCTGATTGTTGCGCAGAGAGCGTTTGAGGCCAATTCCAAGACGGTGACGACCTTCGATACGATCTCGCAGGATGTGATTGCGATGGTTCGGTAA
- a CDS encoding flagellar basal body-associated FliL family protein — translation MATSPTVLAGASSAAPPDSSPASVAAPVEAKFPLIPLLIAVVVGVLVATLGVGGVVYYLVRTGRLSGREGSAHRTEIVIPAATHSMVLEPLLVNLADAGGSSYLRVAMTLRVADATEGKEAKPKEEKPKEDKENSGDVAAVRDTMLTVLGRQTADRLLASDGKEQLKAELKAALAEHNAGLKVMDVFFTDFLVQR, via the coding sequence ATGGCTACTTCACCTACAGTTCTTGCTGGCGCTTCTTCTGCGGCTCCTCCGGATTCCTCTCCCGCTTCGGTAGCGGCTCCGGTGGAAGCTAAGTTTCCACTTATTCCTTTGTTGATCGCTGTGGTGGTGGGAGTTCTCGTCGCTACGTTGGGTGTCGGCGGCGTTGTGTACTACCTGGTGCGGACCGGCCGGCTGTCGGGACGAGAAGGCTCGGCTCACAGGACTGAGATTGTTATTCCGGCTGCGACGCATTCCATGGTGCTGGAACCGCTTCTGGTGAACCTGGCGGATGCGGGCGGGAGCTCCTACCTGCGGGTGGCGATGACTCTGCGGGTGGCTGACGCCACGGAGGGCAAAGAGGCCAAGCCCAAGGAAGAGAAGCCGAAAGAGGACAAGGAAAACAGTGGCGATGTAGCCGCGGTGCGCGACACGATGCTGACGGTGCTCGGGAGACAGACGGCGGATCGTCTGCTGGCTAGCGATGGAAAAGAACAACTGAAGGCCGAGTTGAAAGCTGCGCTGGCCGAGCACAACGCTGGTCTGAAGGTGATGGATGTGTTCTTCACCGATTTTCTGGTTCAGCGCTAA
- a CDS encoding FliM/FliN family flagellar motor C-terminal domain-containing protein has product MTGTELAVLAAEGGGMTGLDLVRTTPAAPWMTRIEAHPSWETLSQLRITMRVGVALNRFRVRDLLTLKVGQVFESVSPETEDVPLMVGQVQLGWSEFEVVDQRMGLRLTRLG; this is encoded by the coding sequence ATGACGGGGACGGAGCTTGCGGTACTCGCTGCAGAGGGTGGGGGGATGACGGGTCTGGATCTGGTTAGGACGACGCCAGCCGCACCGTGGATGACACGGATTGAGGCACATCCCTCGTGGGAGACGCTGTCGCAGCTGAGGATCACGATGCGGGTTGGTGTGGCTTTGAACCGGTTCCGGGTGAGGGACCTGCTGACGCTGAAGGTTGGACAGGTCTTTGAAAGCGTCTCGCCTGAGACCGAAGACGTGCCGCTGATGGTTGGTCAGGTGCAACTGGGTTGGAGCGAGTTCGAGGTCGTCGACCAGAGGATGGGGCTTCGATTGACGCGGCTTGGGTAG
- a CDS encoding flagellar biosynthetic protein FliO: MRLLQGVRPGSLEETSAPEVAGLAGWLLALVRGWRGQRECQQKQLQLVETLPLGGKRQLMLVRCAGESFLVGGSFESVETIVRLRAETSLEHTGDRMEERCV, from the coding sequence ATGCGGCTTTTGCAGGGTGTGAGACCGGGAAGTTTGGAGGAGACGTCGGCACCCGAGGTGGCTGGGCTTGCAGGATGGCTTTTGGCGCTGGTGCGTGGATGGCGCGGGCAACGAGAGTGTCAGCAGAAGCAGCTTCAGCTGGTGGAGACGTTGCCACTTGGCGGAAAGCGGCAGCTGATGCTGGTGAGGTGTGCGGGGGAGAGCTTTCTGGTAGGAGGCAGCTTCGAGAGCGTGGAGACGATTGTGCGGTTGAGGGCTGAGACATCGCTAGAGCACACGGGGGACAGGATGGAGGAGCGATGCGTGTAG
- the fliP gene encoding flagellar type III secretion system pore protein FliP (The bacterial flagellar biogenesis protein FliP forms a type III secretion system (T3SS)-type pore required for flagellar assembly.), producing the protein MSQFRWLGLALAGLAMALPAVHARAESSMMAAAVMAPESFWVKKPAGSVGGHEQVASKAGKTAMKAHGGANAGATPGAKKNDSIASELAGTKSVPWSIVVGLTLLTLLPALLLSMTPMVRLLVVFHFLRQALGTQTAPSNQILMGLALMMTWFLMQPVLLEVEQTAVAPYSAGSITGEQALDLGVVPVKHYMLRYAREKDLAVFASAGMAARPNKREDLPIQVVIPAYILSELKAGFQIGAILFLPFLLVDLVVASITTSIGMMQLPPVVISTPLKILLFVMIDGWSLLADQLIKSF; encoded by the coding sequence GTGAGCCAATTTCGTTGGCTGGGGTTGGCTCTGGCCGGGTTGGCGATGGCTTTGCCTGCGGTTCATGCTCGCGCAGAGAGCTCGATGATGGCGGCTGCTGTTATGGCGCCGGAGTCGTTTTGGGTCAAGAAACCCGCAGGCTCGGTTGGGGGGCATGAGCAGGTGGCTTCAAAGGCTGGCAAAACGGCCATGAAGGCGCATGGGGGCGCGAACGCGGGGGCAACTCCGGGAGCGAAGAAGAACGATTCGATCGCATCGGAGCTTGCGGGAACCAAGAGCGTTCCATGGTCGATTGTGGTTGGGTTGACGTTATTGACCCTGCTGCCGGCGCTGCTATTGTCGATGACTCCGATGGTGCGTCTGCTGGTGGTGTTCCATTTTTTGCGGCAGGCGCTTGGGACACAGACCGCTCCGTCGAACCAGATTTTGATGGGGCTGGCGTTGATGATGACGTGGTTCCTGATGCAGCCTGTTCTGCTTGAGGTCGAGCAGACGGCGGTTGCTCCTTACAGCGCAGGATCGATTACGGGCGAGCAGGCGCTGGACCTGGGCGTGGTTCCGGTAAAGCACTACATGCTGCGCTATGCGCGGGAGAAAGACCTGGCGGTATTTGCGTCTGCAGGAATGGCTGCGCGGCCGAACAAGAGAGAGGACCTGCCAATTCAGGTAGTGATTCCGGCTTACATCCTGAGCGAGTTGAAGGCTGGATTTCAGATTGGCGCGATCTTGTTCTTACCATTCCTGCTGGTGGACCTGGTGGTGGCAAGTATTACGACCTCGATCGGCATGATGCAGCTGCCGCCGGTTGTGATTTCGACGCCGTTGAAGATTCTGCTCTTCGTGATGATCGATGGCTGGAGTCTGCTGGCGGATCAGTTGATCAAGAGTTTTTAG
- a CDS encoding flagellar biosynthetic protein FliQ: MGPDQTVEIMRRVLIEAMLLSAPLLVTAALVSLAVSLLQTLTSVQEQTLTAVPRLVVVFVITVAVLPWMVHRLVGFTVRLFTDFHRYLG; encoded by the coding sequence ATGGGACCGGATCAGACAGTAGAGATTATGCGGCGGGTGTTGATTGAGGCGATGCTTTTGAGCGCGCCACTGCTGGTGACGGCGGCCCTGGTGAGCCTTGCGGTGAGTCTGCTTCAGACCCTGACGAGCGTGCAGGAGCAGACGCTGACGGCAGTGCCGAGGTTGGTGGTGGTCTTCGTCATCACGGTGGCGGTGCTGCCGTGGATGGTGCATCGGTTGGTGGGTTTCACGGTGCGGTTGTTTACCGACTTTCACAGGTACCTGGGATAG
- a CDS encoding flagellar biosynthetic protein FliR, translating to MNREVSGLMADWPQYLSAAVLVMVRLSGLMVFAPVFSSSAIAPRIKAGFVFAMTILLAPAVATVPGARAVLDGRALLGELSVGLLFGLSLMLLNEALTFAGTLLGLQFSFSLVNLLDPNSMIETAVLGQMLSWLGVLVIIGSGLDRSLLAAVVRSFSAVPVGEAVMQAKTGVALAMMASGIFLAGVQLAAPVMAAALAVEVTIALVARLSPQLPSIVISVPIKTMVSYVVLIASLAVWPGWIERHFTALLDAAAKMLVRA from the coding sequence ATGAATCGTGAAGTGAGTGGATTGATGGCGGATTGGCCGCAGTACCTGTCGGCGGCGGTTCTGGTGATGGTGCGGTTGAGCGGGCTGATGGTATTCGCGCCTGTGTTCTCCTCCTCGGCGATTGCGCCACGGATCAAGGCTGGGTTTGTGTTTGCAATGACGATCCTGCTTGCGCCTGCGGTGGCGACGGTTCCGGGAGCGCGTGCGGTGCTTGATGGGAGGGCGCTGCTGGGCGAGTTGAGCGTGGGTCTGCTGTTTGGGCTTTCGTTGATGTTGTTGAACGAGGCGTTGACCTTTGCGGGAACGTTGCTGGGCTTGCAGTTCAGCTTTTCGCTGGTGAATCTGCTGGATCCGAACTCGATGATCGAGACGGCGGTGTTGGGGCAGATGCTGAGTTGGCTGGGTGTGCTGGTGATCATTGGCTCGGGGCTGGACAGGAGTCTGCTGGCTGCGGTGGTAAGGAGTTTTTCTGCCGTGCCGGTGGGAGAGGCCGTGATGCAGGCAAAGACCGGAGTGGCTCTGGCCATGATGGCAAGCGGGATCTTTCTGGCGGGAGTGCAGTTGGCCGCTCCAGTGATGGCGGCTGCGTTGGCAGTGGAGGTGACGATTGCTCTGGTGGCGCGTCTGTCGCCGCAGTTGCCTTCGATTGTGATCAGCGTTCCGATCAAGACGATGGTGTCGTATGTGGTCTTGATCGCGAGCCTTGCGGTGTGGCCTGGATGGATCGAACGGCATTTCACGGCGCTGCTGGATGCTGCGGCAAAGATGTTGGTGCGGGCATGA
- a CDS encoding EscU/YscU/HrcU family type III secretion system export apparatus switch protein, translating to MPDKGTEQATPLRKKKAKEKGDSVHSRELLSAMAMLGGVVMLGAMSNGFVASWGKVYQESLRSATTNASGLNGEQLFNVAVRRILVPSLLPVGLVMAASFTGALVSGVAQSGGVQIYPSAVELKFSKLNPVTNLGNLFSLRSATRLVKSLVPASVMVVLGWGALKTLMIPMPVMSLLRLPATFSAAYGLALDAAWVTLAWSGLDYAIEWRSWNQRLKMSKQEMREEMHDAMGNPQIRAKIRQIQRAMRKRKVKADMSRASVVITNPTHYAVALEFSFETMSAPTVLAKGRDLLAAEIREEARWAGVPIIENPLLARSLYKMVEPGQSIPFDLYAAVAGILAFLYRQKVEERVRQDRQAKEREQKTQMTGRLLGGRGNVGTTGMVGMRGFGGGM from the coding sequence ATGCCAGATAAGGGCACAGAGCAGGCTACGCCACTACGAAAGAAGAAGGCGAAAGAAAAAGGCGATAGCGTTCATAGCCGCGAGTTGCTGTCGGCGATGGCAATGTTGGGCGGCGTTGTGATGCTTGGGGCGATGTCGAATGGGTTTGTTGCCAGCTGGGGCAAGGTGTATCAGGAGAGCCTGCGCTCTGCTACGACGAACGCGAGCGGGTTGAACGGAGAGCAGCTCTTCAATGTTGCGGTGAGACGAATCCTGGTGCCGTCGCTGCTGCCGGTGGGGTTGGTGATGGCGGCGAGCTTTACCGGCGCACTGGTGTCGGGAGTAGCGCAGAGCGGTGGCGTGCAGATCTACCCGAGCGCGGTGGAGTTGAAGTTTTCGAAGTTGAATCCGGTTACGAACCTGGGAAATTTGTTTAGCTTGCGGTCAGCGACACGGTTGGTTAAGTCGCTGGTGCCTGCGTCGGTGATGGTGGTGCTGGGTTGGGGAGCTTTGAAGACGTTGATGATTCCGATGCCGGTGATGAGTCTGCTGCGGCTGCCGGCTACGTTTTCTGCGGCGTATGGGTTGGCGCTCGATGCGGCGTGGGTGACGCTGGCGTGGTCTGGACTGGACTATGCGATTGAGTGGAGGAGCTGGAATCAGCGGCTGAAGATGAGCAAGCAAGAGATGCGCGAAGAGATGCACGATGCGATGGGCAATCCGCAGATCAGAGCGAAGATCCGGCAGATTCAGCGCGCGATGCGCAAGCGCAAGGTGAAGGCGGATATGTCGCGGGCGAGCGTGGTGATTACGAACCCCACGCACTATGCGGTGGCGCTGGAGTTCAGCTTCGAGACGATGTCGGCGCCGACAGTGCTGGCGAAGGGGCGCGATCTGCTGGCTGCGGAGATTCGCGAAGAGGCGCGGTGGGCTGGGGTTCCGATCATTGAGAATCCTCTGCTGGCGCGGAGTTTGTACAAGATGGTCGAGCCGGGGCAGTCGATTCCATTCGATCTGTATGCGGCGGTGGCTGGAATTCTGGCCTTTCTGTATCGACAGAAGGTTGAAGAGCGAGTGCGGCAGGATCGCCAGGCGAAAGAGAGAGAACAGAAGACCCAGATGACCGGGCGTCTGCTCGGCGGGAGAGGCAATGTGGGAACGACGGGGATGGTTGGAATGCGTGGCTTTGGAGGTGGGATGTGA